In Anticarsia gemmatalis isolate Benzon Research Colony breed Stoneville strain chromosome 4, ilAntGemm2 primary, whole genome shotgun sequence, one DNA window encodes the following:
- the LOC142972554 gene encoding ankyrin repeat and MYND domain-containing protein 2: METKSEEKPAAERTIFDAIGVNDFIEFKNILAQHKGTVDFFDENGMTALQHAAYKGNKDMVQLLLDRGADVNSGKHEYNYTALHFGALSGSSEVCKLLLDAGAKSTATNSVGRTASQMAAFVGNHHTVATINNYVPRSEIAYYSVIQGQQTEPYLPAFLVDPLHKFVLGVNIHPVRLALNLQHIPSLLENAEKVTKVLELLCKKEMTRGGDTNEVMAFKYHYLGYLLREIHNIRDKKVNSDKDEKKHDVVEVFSKKLLKPGKDGISLDLMDTFLKDCVREFPFRECTTFHQMVTSLTSKDPPPALSVINCTINGQRGFVDAIPYCSTCGEEKPAKKCSKCKSVQYCDRECQRLHWFVHKKACNRESSAPAPTPNSKLNIDANELSSELQNLITG; encoded by the exons ATGGAGACGAAAAGTGAAGAAAAGCCTGCCGCCGAAAGGACAATATTTGATGCCATAGGCGTAAATGATTTCATAGAATTCAAGAATATATTGGCGCAACACAAAGGCACCGTCGATTTCTTTGACGAAAACGGTATGACTGCGCTACAACACGCCGCTTATAAGGGGAACAAGGATATGGTGCAACTGCTGCTTGATAGG GGCGCAGACGTGAATTCCGGAAAGCATGAGTACAACTATACGGCCTTACACTTTGGGGCGTTATCGGGAAGTTCCGAAGTGTGCAAACTGCTGCTGGACGCTGGCGCTAAATCTACCGCTACGAACTCTGTCGGGCGCACTGCTTCGCAAATGGCCGCATTCGTCGGTAACCACCATACCGTCGCCACCATCAACAACTACGTGCCTAGAAGTGAAATCGCCTACTACAGTGTCATTCAAGGACAACAAACTGAACCTTACCTACCTGCATTCTTAGTGGACCCTCTACACAAGTTTGTTCTAGGAGTGAACATCCACCCTGTGAGACTAGCACTTAATCTACAACATATACCTAGCCTACTAGAGAATGCTGAGAAGGTGACTAAGGTGCTGGAACTGTTGTGCAAGAAAGAGATGACGAGAGGAGGAGACACCAATGAAGTGATGGCCTTTAAGTACCACTACCTCGGTTATCTTTTAAGAGAAATACATAACATTAGAGATAAGAAAGTCAACTCTGATAAGGACGAGAAGAAACATGATGTTGTTGAGGTGTTCTCCAAGAAGTTGTTGAAGCCCGGCAAAGATGGTATTTCCTTAGACTTAATGGATACATTCCTGAAGGATTGTGTGAGGGAGTTCCCCTTCAGAGAATGTACAACTTTCCACCAAATGGTTACCTCATTGACTAGTAAAGATCCGCCCCCGGCCCTGTCCGTCATCAACTGCACCATCAATGGTCAGAGAGGGTTTGTTGATGCCATTCCTTATTGTAGCACTTGTGGTGAGGAGAAGCCTGCCAAGAAGTGTTCCAAGTGTAAATCTGTGCAATATTGTGACCGTGAGTGTCAGCGCCTCCACTGGTTTGTGCATAAAAAAGCCTGCAACAGAGAGTCCAGTGCTCCTGCACCCACCCCCAATTCTAAACTGAACATCGATGCTAACGAGCTAAGTTCTGAACTTCAAAACCTCATAACTGGATAG
- the LOC142987808 gene encoding T-box transcription factor TBX6-like, translating into MMMDQAHFGEYLLRQQMLHAASLSGLQHRVGADAEPPACEARLLNGDLWRRFHDIGTEMIITKGGRRMFPSLRISLAGLDPREEYCVLLELSLVGRRRWRWAGGAWAAAGGAEPQSPRRLMLHPDSPAPGHHWTANPVSFSKLKLTNNTMDAQGHMVLTSMHKYRPRVLVVRARDAAALAWGAPHASFSFTETEFIAVTAYQNDRITKLKIDNNPFAKGFRACGQSKCKRKNTDTTESNPEPSSEPSEAKRPCSDAASSCSEEGSLRSSSPRSPPLVDSPAPLVTPSETVTPPPPAFYPPELPYLGMHMPMPLGLWPSSPMSLPGGLSWGAGLPPALPAPPAPQPPCRRVKSFTISALLGEG; encoded by the exons AGCACCGCGTGGGCGCGGACGCGGAGCCGCCGGCGTGCGAGGCGCGCTTGCTCAACGGCGACCTATGGCGACGCTTCCACGACATCGGCACTGAAATGATCATCACTAAGGGGGGAAG GCGTATGTTCCCATCTCTACGCATCTCGCTCGCTGGTCTGGACCCTCGCGAAGAATACTGCGTGCTGCTAGAACTGTCGCTCGTTGGGCGGCGGCGCTGGCGGTGGGCGGGCGGAGCATGGGCAGCGGCGGGCGGTGCTGAACCACAGTCACCGAGGAGACTAATGCTGCACCCGGACTCACCTGCTCCAGGACACCATTGGACTGCAAACCCAGTTAGCTTCAGCAAACTCAAGCTTACTAATAATACGATGGATGCACAAGGACat atGGTATTAACATCGATGCACAAGTATCGTCCGCGGGTGCTGGTGGTGCGCGCGCGGGACGCGGCCGCGCTCGCGTGGGGCGCGCCGCATGCCTCCTTCTCCTTCACCGAGACTGAGTTCATCGCTGTTACTGCTTACCAG AATGATCGCATAACGAAACTGAAGATTGACAACAATCCATTTGCGAAAGGTTTCCGTGCTTGTGGCCAGTCTAAGTGTAAGAGAAAGAACACAGACACGACCGAGAGCAACCCGGAGCCGTCCTCGGAGCCGAGCGAGGCCAAGCGGCCGTGCTCTGACGCTGCATCATCTTGCTCAGAAGAGGGCAGCTTAAGGTCTTCATCACCGAGATCTCCACCATTAGTCGATTCTCCTGCGCCTTTAGTCACACCTTCAGAAACTGTCACGCCTCCTCCGCCTGCGTTCTACCCACCAGAATTACCTTATTTAGGTATGCATATGCCTATGCCTTTGGGTCTATGGCCGAGTAGTCCTATGAGCTTGCCTGGAGGGCTGTCGTGGGGAGCAGGACTTCCCCCCGCGCTCCCCGCTCCTCCCGCTCCTCAGCCGCCCTGCAGACGTGTCAAGAGCTTTACCATCAGTGCCTTACTCGGCGAAGGCTGA